In one Ornithinimicrobium pratense genomic region, the following are encoded:
- a CDS encoding ABC transporter ATP-binding protein produces the protein MAETSETLRPTALRRTLGLIKPHLHGQKKLLAGGGLLLMLEVVFRVLEPWPVKLVVDAVTRSLGADLSGSGPSASTQLLIAAGLATISIVGLRAVSNYGSTVCFALGGSRIATQLRARVFDHVQGLSRSYHGKARSGDVVQRLVADVGRLQEVGVTAGMPLLVNCFTLVAMLGVMTWLDPLLTLISLGAILVFVLSSRTSTSKITSASRKTRRSEGDLANIAQETMAGMTHVQAYGMEGDRSQHFRGSNVKSLKDGVKARKLAAALERRTDVLVGIATAAVLYLGGTRVLQGAMTPGDLVIFLTYLKTSMKPLRDLAKYTGRIARASASGERVADILDVEPDIVSPPHPLPLRKVRGALALDEVDLEFEPGVPVLRGLSLAVVPGETVAVVGPSGSGKSTLISLLLRLLDPEQGSVRLDGIDLRNLDLGVLRRQVALVQQDAILFTGTIEDNIRQGSPDATDEEVLHAARLARVVEFTDRLPDGLQTTVTERGSSLSGGQKQRISLARAFLRDAPVLLLDEPTTGLDPENVELVSQAIQELARGRTCVMVTHDLETARWADRLILIEEGQVTWQGPPDEAPWERVLEDLNG, from the coding sequence ATGGCGGAGACGTCCGAGACGTTGCGGCCGACGGCCCTGCGCCGCACCCTGGGGCTGATCAAGCCCCACCTCCATGGCCAGAAGAAGCTGCTGGCCGGGGGTGGGCTGCTGCTCATGCTCGAGGTCGTCTTCCGCGTGCTCGAGCCGTGGCCGGTCAAGCTGGTCGTCGATGCGGTCACCCGCAGCCTCGGCGCCGACCTGAGCGGCAGCGGCCCGAGCGCCTCCACCCAGCTGCTCATCGCCGCGGGTCTGGCGACGATCTCGATCGTCGGGCTGCGCGCCGTGAGCAACTACGGCAGCACCGTCTGCTTCGCGCTCGGCGGCTCCCGGATCGCCACCCAGCTGCGTGCGCGGGTCTTCGACCACGTGCAGGGACTGTCCCGCTCCTACCACGGCAAGGCGCGCTCCGGTGACGTCGTGCAGCGCCTGGTCGCCGACGTGGGGCGGCTGCAGGAGGTGGGCGTGACCGCCGGCATGCCGCTGCTGGTCAACTGCTTCACCCTGGTGGCGATGCTGGGCGTGATGACCTGGCTGGACCCGTTGCTGACGCTCATCAGCCTGGGGGCGATCCTCGTCTTCGTCCTCTCCTCACGGACGAGCACCAGCAAGATCACCTCCGCCTCGCGCAAGACGCGGCGCAGCGAGGGCGACCTGGCCAACATCGCCCAGGAGACGATGGCGGGGATGACGCACGTGCAGGCGTACGGCATGGAGGGTGACCGGTCACAGCACTTCCGGGGCTCGAACGTCAAGTCGCTCAAGGACGGGGTCAAGGCCCGGAAGCTGGCCGCCGCGCTGGAGCGCCGCACCGACGTGCTCGTCGGGATCGCGACCGCCGCGGTGCTCTACCTGGGCGGGACCCGGGTGCTGCAGGGCGCGATGACGCCCGGTGACCTGGTGATCTTCCTGACCTACCTGAAGACGTCGATGAAGCCGCTGCGGGACCTGGCCAAGTACACCGGCCGCATCGCCCGCGCCAGCGCCTCCGGCGAGCGGGTCGCGGACATCCTCGACGTCGAGCCCGACATCGTCTCCCCGCCGCACCCGTTGCCGCTGCGCAAGGTCCGGGGCGCGCTGGCCCTGGACGAGGTGGACCTGGAGTTCGAGCCCGGCGTGCCGGTGCTGCGCGGGCTGTCGCTCGCGGTGGTGCCCGGTGAGACGGTGGCGGTGGTCGGGCCCTCGGGCTCGGGCAAGTCCACGCTGATCTCGCTGCTGCTGCGGCTGCTGGACCCGGAGCAGGGCAGCGTGCGGCTCGACGGCATCGACCTGCGCAACCTCGACCTGGGTGTGCTGCGGCGCCAGGTCGCCCTGGTGCAGCAGGACGCGATCCTCTTCACCGGCACGATCGAGGACAACATCCGCCAGGGCAGCCCGGACGCCACCGACGAGGAGGTGCTGCACGCCGCCCGGCTGGCCCGGGTCGTGGAGTTCACCGACCGGCTGCCCGACGGCCTGCAGACCACGGTCACCGAGCGGGGCTCGAGCCTGTCCGGCGGGCAGAAGCAGCGGATCTCGCTGGCCCGTGCCTTCCTCCGCGACGCGCCCGTGCTGCTGCTCGACGAGCCGACGACGGGGCTGGACCCGGAGAACGTCGAGCTGGTCAGCCAGGCCATCCAGGAGCTGGCCCGCGGCCGCACCTGCGTCATGGTCACCCACGACCTGGAGACCGCCCGCTGGGCCGACCGTCTGATCCTCATCGAGGAGGGTCAGGTGACCTGGCAGGGCCCGCCCGACGAGGCGCCCTGGGAGCGCGTGCTGGAGGACCTCAATGGCTGA
- a CDS encoding glycosyltransferase family 4 protein — protein sequence MTTVAYVCADPGIPVFGTKGASVHIQEIVRAWRARGAHVEVYAVRRGEDVPADLADLPVHIVRVGGKGLDPAEREHAQQRAAADLAGQVVELAPDVVYERYSLFSRVLGQVRDALPGREPTTILEVNAPLIEEQATHRVLVDVESAVGALRAQLAAADVVGCVSQPVADWVGGHLDNRADAAARTRHLDGGADAGAVTVCHIRRPDDGCDTPFWHTGAQRPTTAARPSIVVTPNGVNTARIRPVIPDLAGAPVVVFVGTLKPWHGVEDLVEAAALAQVPWRLRLIGDGPVREVVEAAVAKHGLDVELVGAVAPEQVPQALQGALVAVAPYPERDDHYFSPLKVYEYGAAALATVATRIGQIPSVVRDGETGVLVPPSDPAALAAAIDALVADPARAGRLGAAARELMDSEHSWDHVLDATLEAQGALV from the coding sequence ATGACCACCGTCGCCTACGTCTGCGCCGACCCCGGCATCCCCGTCTTCGGCACCAAGGGCGCCAGCGTGCACATCCAGGAGATCGTCCGCGCCTGGCGCGCCCGCGGCGCCCACGTGGAGGTGTATGCCGTGCGCCGCGGCGAGGACGTCCCCGCCGACCTGGCCGACCTGCCCGTGCACATCGTCCGCGTCGGCGGCAAGGGCCTGGACCCGGCCGAGCGCGAGCACGCACAGCAGCGCGCCGCCGCCGACCTGGCCGGCCAGGTGGTCGAGCTCGCGCCGGACGTGGTCTATGAGCGCTACTCCCTCTTCTCCCGCGTCCTGGGCCAGGTCCGCGACGCCCTGCCCGGGCGTGAGCCGACCACGATCTTGGAGGTCAACGCGCCGCTGATCGAGGAGCAGGCGACCCACCGGGTGCTGGTCGACGTGGAGAGCGCCGTCGGTGCCCTGCGCGCGCAGCTCGCCGCCGCCGACGTCGTCGGCTGCGTGAGCCAGCCGGTGGCCGACTGGGTCGGCGGTCACCTGGACAACCGCGCTGACGCTGCCGCGCGCACCCGTCACCTGGACGGCGGCGCTGACGCTGGTGCGGTAACGGTGTGTCACATCCGTCGCCCGGACGACGGATGTGACACACCGTTCTGGCACACAGGTGCCCAGCGTCCTACGACCGCCGCCCGTCCCTCCATCGTGGTCACCCCCAACGGCGTCAACACCGCCCGCATCCGCCCCGTGATCCCTGACCTGGCCGGCGCTCCCGTCGTCGTCTTCGTCGGCACGCTCAAGCCCTGGCACGGCGTGGAGGACCTGGTCGAGGCCGCCGCCCTGGCGCAGGTCCCGTGGCGGCTACGGCTCATCGGCGACGGGCCGGTGCGCGAGGTCGTCGAAGCGGCCGTGGCCAAGCACGGCCTGGACGTCGAGCTGGTCGGGGCCGTCGCGCCGGAGCAGGTCCCGCAGGCCCTGCAGGGTGCTCTCGTCGCCGTCGCGCCCTACCCCGAGCGGGACGACCACTACTTCTCCCCGCTGAAGGTCTACGAGTACGGCGCCGCCGCGCTGGCGACCGTCGCCACGCGCATCGGCCAGATCCCCTCCGTCGTCCGCGACGGCGAGACCGGCGTCCTGGTGCCGCCGTCGGACCCGGCTGCCCTGGCTGCCGCGATCGACGCGCTCGTGGCCGACCCGGCGCGCGCCGGCCGCCTCGGGGCCGCGGCCCGCGAGCTGATGGACTCCGAGCATTCCTGGGACCACGTCCTGGACGCGACCCTGGAGGCCCAGGGTGCACTGGTCTAG
- a CDS encoding glycosyltransferase, translating to MLSETQPRPERTAYILKVYPRFSETFVVTEILAREAAGEDLAIYALRPTSDSRFHPQLAQVQAPVTHLRRPLKLSTEWDAFARAHAELPDFGARLGELMPLLVRLDPSDAAQAVELALALRRDGITRMHVHFATLASWCAAVASALTGIPYTVTTHAKDIFHEDLDPVLLREILHRAEKVVAISDYNRRHLLTTIDPTLDEKVDKVVLVRNGLDLPRFTYRDPEPPHTPLRVLAVGRVVEKKGFDHLVEATRQLHAEGMPLQVRIVGEGELLPALRQQVADAGLTDVVSLFGSRSQAELVAELDWADVMAAPCVVGADGNADGLPTVLLEAMASGVPCVATDVTGIPEAVHPARGETPATGILLSHQPAGLPERVADALRQVADPTWPRVEAARAARALIERDFDTTRQVRLLADLARPVEARR from the coding sequence TTGCTATCTGAGACCCAGCCCCGTCCCGAGCGCACGGCCTACATCCTCAAGGTCTACCCGCGCTTCTCCGAGACCTTCGTCGTCACCGAGATCCTGGCCCGCGAGGCCGCCGGCGAGGACCTGGCGATCTACGCCCTGCGCCCCACCAGCGACTCCCGCTTCCACCCTCAGCTGGCCCAGGTCCAGGCGCCGGTCACCCATCTGCGCCGGCCCCTCAAACTGTCGACCGAGTGGGACGCCTTCGCCCGCGCACACGCCGAGCTGCCCGACTTCGGTGCCCGGCTCGGCGAGCTCATGCCGCTGCTGGTCCGCCTCGACCCCTCCGACGCCGCCCAGGCCGTCGAGCTGGCGTTAGCCCTGCGCCGCGACGGCATCACCCGGATGCACGTGCACTTCGCCACGCTGGCCTCCTGGTGCGCCGCCGTCGCCTCCGCGCTCACCGGCATCCCCTACACCGTCACCACCCACGCCAAGGACATCTTCCACGAGGACCTCGACCCGGTCCTGCTGCGCGAGATCCTGCACCGCGCCGAGAAGGTGGTGGCGATCAGCGACTACAACCGCCGCCACCTGCTCACCACCATCGACCCGACACTGGACGAGAAGGTCGACAAGGTCGTGCTAGTCCGCAACGGCCTGGACCTGCCCCGGTTCACCTACCGCGACCCCGAGCCGCCGCATACCCCACTGCGCGTGCTGGCCGTCGGCCGCGTGGTGGAGAAGAAGGGTTTTGACCACCTCGTGGAGGCCACCCGGCAGCTGCACGCGGAGGGTATGCCGCTCCAGGTCCGGATCGTGGGCGAGGGCGAGCTGCTCCCCGCCCTGCGCCAGCAGGTCGCCGACGCCGGGCTGACCGACGTGGTCAGCCTGTTCGGCTCCCGCAGCCAGGCCGAGCTGGTCGCCGAGCTCGACTGGGCCGACGTCATGGCCGCCCCCTGCGTGGTGGGCGCGGACGGCAACGCCGACGGGCTGCCGACCGTCCTGCTGGAGGCGATGGCCAGCGGCGTGCCCTGCGTGGCCACCGACGTCACCGGCATCCCCGAGGCCGTCCACCCAGCCCGGGGCGAGACCCCCGCCACCGGCATCCTGCTCTCCCACCAGCCGGCGGGCCTGCCCGAGCGGGTCGCCGACGCGCTGCGGCAGGTGGCCGACCCGACCTGGCCTCGTGTGGAGGCCGCCCGCGCCGCCCGCGCGCTGATCGAGCGCGACTTCGACACCACCCGCCAGGTCCGGCTCCTCGCCGACCTCGCCCGACCCGTGGAGGCCCGCCGATGA
- a CDS encoding glycosyltransferase family protein produces MVPRPDSAPLRVVFYSHDSQGLGHFRRNRALAHALNQRLPVLTGRQVTGLLINGVPEAGADSLPQGFDVVTLPAIGKDAGGYGPKRLDVAMQTVTSVRRDIVRATLTTFRPDLFIVDRHALGVNGELETGLRALRAAHPGARIVLGLRDVLDSPQVVVAEWARVQPGLVRELYDEIWVYGDPRVHDLRRTEEIPVQLHGLVRYQGFLAHGRAELPSGLDPEIPYLITTAGGGSDGFRLCVAAARATVPAGHRHVIITGPQMSDADHRAIELQAGPSTMVVRSIPDAAGPIRRAAASISMAGYNTVTETLATDVPALLVPRETPRREQLIRVESLAARGAVDLLREGDLTPEALTHWWAGAVRRRTQRGHLHLGGLREVARSAARLVRTAQQARRAEATAPATPAATAPAAVKPTDASPTQELPVAI; encoded by the coding sequence GTGGTCCCTCGACCAGACAGCGCACCGCTCCGGGTGGTGTTCTACTCGCACGACTCGCAGGGGCTTGGTCACTTCCGGCGCAACCGGGCGCTGGCTCACGCGCTGAACCAGCGTCTGCCGGTGCTCACCGGCCGGCAGGTGACCGGTCTGCTCATCAACGGGGTCCCCGAGGCCGGGGCCGACTCGCTGCCGCAGGGTTTCGACGTCGTCACCCTGCCGGCGATCGGCAAGGACGCCGGCGGCTACGGGCCCAAGCGCCTTGACGTCGCTATGCAGACCGTCACCTCGGTGCGCCGCGACATCGTCAGGGCCACCCTGACCACCTTCCGCCCCGACCTTTTCATCGTCGACCGGCACGCCCTGGGTGTGAACGGCGAGCTGGAGACCGGGCTGCGGGCCCTGCGCGCCGCGCACCCTGGGGCGCGGATCGTCCTGGGCCTGCGGGACGTGCTCGACTCCCCGCAGGTCGTCGTCGCCGAGTGGGCCCGCGTCCAGCCAGGGCTGGTCCGCGAGCTCTACGACGAGATCTGGGTCTACGGCGACCCCCGCGTGCACGACCTGCGCCGCACCGAGGAGATCCCGGTCCAGCTGCACGGCCTGGTCCGCTACCAGGGCTTCCTGGCCCACGGCCGCGCCGAACTGCCCTCCGGGCTCGACCCCGAGATCCCTTACCTCATCACCACCGCCGGCGGCGGCAGCGACGGCTTCCGCCTGTGCGTGGCCGCGGCTCGCGCCACCGTCCCCGCCGGCCACCGCCACGTCATCATCACCGGTCCGCAGATGTCCGACGCCGACCACCGTGCGATCGAGCTGCAGGCCGGCCCGTCCACCATGGTCGTCCGGTCCATCCCGGATGCCGCCGGACCGATCCGCCGCGCCGCCGCCAGCATCTCGATGGCCGGCTACAACACCGTCACCGAGACCCTCGCCACCGACGTCCCAGCCCTGCTCGTGCCGCGGGAGACGCCCCGCCGCGAGCAGCTCATCCGGGTCGAGTCGCTGGCCGCCCGCGGCGCGGTCGACCTCCTGCGTGAGGGTGACCTGACCCCGGAGGCGCTGACCCACTGGTGGGCCGGCGCCGTCCGCCGCCGCACCCAGCGCGGTCACCTGCACCTCGGCGGTCTGCGCGAGGTCGCGCGCTCGGCCGCCCGCCTGGTCCGCACCGCCCAGCAAGCGCGCCGCGCCGAAGCCACCGCCCCCGCGACCCCGGCCGCCACCGCCCCCGCGGCCGTCAAGCCCACCGACGCGTCCCCCACCCAGGAGCTCCCCGTTGCTATCTGA
- a CDS encoding TetR family transcriptional regulator: MPTPRHGDGAERILMTALDLFGRQGVSATSLKTIAEAAGVSPALIVHHYGSKDALRVACDQHAARVLRTVKTSTLTQGSRPDPVSMMTQLSEHRPVTRYLAKTLTDGSPHVNELIDEMVADAECYTQAGVEAGLIRPSENPRARVVVLFLWSMGVLVLHEHLERLLDVSLLEGPDLPKPYLQAVLEIYAEGVLADGTYEELRRYAADHDEPDGSESEE; encoded by the coding sequence ATGCCAACTCCACGCCATGGCGACGGGGCCGAGCGCATCCTGATGACGGCGCTCGACCTCTTCGGCCGCCAGGGCGTCAGTGCCACCAGCCTGAAGACCATCGCCGAGGCCGCCGGGGTCTCCCCCGCCCTGATCGTCCACCACTACGGGTCGAAGGACGCCCTGCGCGTCGCCTGCGACCAGCACGCCGCGCGGGTCCTGCGGACGGTCAAGACCTCCACCCTCACCCAGGGCAGCCGCCCGGACCCGGTCAGCATGATGACCCAGCTGAGCGAGCACCGGCCGGTGACGCGCTACCTGGCCAAGACCCTCACCGACGGCAGCCCGCACGTCAACGAGCTGATCGACGAGATGGTCGCCGACGCCGAGTGCTACACCCAGGCCGGCGTGGAGGCCGGGCTGATCCGGCCCAGCGAGAACCCCCGTGCCCGCGTCGTCGTGCTCTTCCTGTGGTCGATGGGCGTGCTCGTGCTGCATGAGCACCTCGAGCGGCTGCTCGATGTCTCCCTGCTGGAGGGTCCGGACCTGCCCAAGCCCTACCTGCAGGCGGTGCTCGAGATCTACGCCGAGGGCGTCCTCGCCGACGGCACCTACGAGGAGCTACGGCGGTATGCCGCCGACCACGACGAGCCGGACGGCTCGGAGAGCGAGGAGTGA
- a CDS encoding ABC transporter ATP-binding protein, whose protein sequence is MDPQQAGTTDVIESVGLIKTFGSTRALDGLDLTVHQGEVHGFLGPNGAGKSTTMRLLLGLLRADGGTLRLFGQDPWDDAVELHRRLAYVPGDVELWPRLTGGEAIDLFARLRGGVDRRRRVELCERFDLDPTKKARTYSKGNRQKVALISALASDVDLLLLDEPTAGLDPLMEVVFQECIREARDGGTTVLLSSHILAQVEVLADRISIVRQGRIVESGTLRELRHMTRTTIEATTRQPAGSLAGLPGVHELHDADGQVRLEVDGDQVEPVLRRLADLGVSSIVAHPPTLEQLLMRHYGDDLAARGARGGTTQGRDPR, encoded by the coding sequence ATGGACCCGCAGCAAGCAGGCACGACCGACGTCATCGAGTCCGTGGGACTCATCAAGACCTTCGGCAGCACGCGCGCCCTCGACGGCCTGGACCTCACCGTGCACCAGGGCGAGGTGCACGGTTTCCTGGGCCCCAACGGGGCTGGCAAGTCCACGACCATGCGTCTGCTCCTGGGGCTGTTGCGGGCCGACGGTGGCACGCTGCGGCTGTTCGGCCAGGACCCGTGGGACGACGCGGTCGAGCTGCACCGCCGTCTGGCCTACGTCCCCGGCGACGTCGAGCTGTGGCCCCGGCTGACCGGCGGCGAGGCGATCGACCTGTTCGCCCGGCTGCGCGGCGGGGTGGACCGGCGACGCAGGGTCGAGCTGTGCGAGCGGTTCGACCTCGACCCGACGAAGAAGGCCCGGACCTACTCCAAGGGCAACCGGCAGAAGGTGGCCCTCATCTCCGCGCTCGCCTCGGACGTCGACCTGCTGCTGCTCGACGAGCCCACGGCGGGGCTGGACCCACTCATGGAGGTGGTCTTCCAGGAGTGCATCCGGGAGGCGCGGGACGGTGGGACGACCGTCCTGCTGTCCAGCCACATCCTGGCGCAGGTGGAGGTTCTGGCCGATCGGATCTCGATCGTCCGGCAGGGCAGGATCGTCGAGTCCGGCACGCTGCGCGAGCTGCGCCACATGACACGCACCACGATCGAGGCGACCACCCGGCAGCCGGCCGGGTCGCTGGCGGGGCTGCCCGGCGTCCACGAGCTGCACGACGCAGACGGCCAGGTACGCCTCGAGGTGGATGGCGACCAGGTCGAGCCCGTGCTGCGGCGGCTCGCCGACCTCGGGGTGAGCTCGATCGTGGCGCATCCGCCGACCCTGGAGCAGCTGCTGATGCGGCACTACGGGGATGACCTCGCCGCCCGCGGTGCCCGCGGTGGCACGACTCAGGGCCGGGACCCGCGGTGA
- a CDS encoding ABC transporter permease — protein sequence MSTTLAGRRSPTAPTPHTSGPFTGTGTMVRFMLRRDRVRLPAWLAGHGLFVLYIAAALPQIAPTEDDLQAVVPLLQQPVGRMFTGPALGMEDPTYERFFASGYAPYLFLLSALMSLLLVVRHTRAEEQSGRAELVRANVAGRDAGLAATLLLALLANAGAALIVAALAAAVGFAPTGSVLVGLGTGLVGMAFSGVAAVTAQFFESPRAAAGAAGAVLGAAFMLRALGDMAAAGGSALSWTSPLGWAAQTGPYVLDRFWPLVPLAAVALVTGAGAFALQRRRDLGAGLVAERPGPGEASRSLGTPLGLAARLQRASIWGWGAAIVVLGSVDGAFTQVMVEGVEEMPETVRDMFGMEALVSGYLAFLAAFSGYLTTAYVVYAVQSLSGEEARGRAEAVLATPTSRTAWAGAHLLVVAAGAAGILVVAGLGTGVAAAAVTGDGSLVIELVAAHVNVLPAVLVVLAVCAVLYGWAPALLAPVGWALVGLIVFVGNFAAMLDLPRWLQNLSPLSYPAQLPVEDFALLPILVLLAIAVLGVGLGLVGVRRRQIGVR from the coding sequence GTGAGCACCACCCTGGCGGGACGCCGCTCACCGACCGCCCCGACGCCGCATACCTCCGGGCCGTTCACGGGGACCGGCACCATGGTGCGGTTCATGCTGCGCCGGGACCGCGTCCGGCTGCCGGCGTGGCTGGCCGGGCACGGGTTGTTCGTCCTCTACATCGCGGCCGCCCTGCCGCAGATCGCCCCGACGGAGGATGACCTGCAGGCGGTGGTGCCGCTGCTGCAGCAGCCGGTCGGGCGGATGTTCACCGGGCCGGCCCTCGGCATGGAGGACCCCACCTATGAGCGGTTCTTCGCTTCCGGTTACGCGCCGTACCTCTTCCTCCTCTCGGCCCTGATGAGCCTGCTCCTGGTCGTGCGGCACACCCGGGCGGAGGAACAGTCGGGCCGGGCCGAGCTCGTCCGCGCCAATGTGGCAGGGAGAGACGCCGGGCTGGCCGCCACCCTGCTGCTCGCCCTGCTCGCCAACGCGGGTGCTGCGCTGATCGTCGCCGCACTGGCGGCCGCCGTCGGGTTCGCCCCGACCGGTTCGGTCCTCGTGGGGCTGGGCACCGGCCTGGTGGGTATGGCGTTCTCCGGGGTCGCCGCGGTCACCGCCCAGTTCTTCGAGTCGCCCCGGGCGGCCGCCGGTGCGGCCGGAGCGGTGCTGGGCGCGGCGTTCATGCTGCGAGCGCTCGGAGACATGGCCGCAGCCGGCGGCAGTGCCTTGTCCTGGACCTCCCCCCTGGGCTGGGCGGCCCAGACCGGTCCCTATGTGCTGGACCGGTTCTGGCCGCTGGTGCCACTGGCCGCGGTCGCGCTGGTCACCGGGGCCGGCGCCTTCGCGCTGCAGCGGCGGCGCGACCTCGGCGCTGGCCTGGTAGCCGAGCGGCCTGGCCCGGGCGAGGCCTCGCGCAGCCTCGGTACGCCGCTGGGGCTGGCTGCGCGGCTGCAGCGAGCCAGCATCTGGGGCTGGGGGGCGGCCATCGTCGTGCTGGGCAGCGTGGACGGTGCCTTCACCCAGGTGATGGTCGAGGGCGTCGAGGAGATGCCCGAGACGGTCCGCGACATGTTCGGCATGGAGGCGCTCGTCAGTGGTTACCTGGCTTTCCTCGCCGCCTTCAGCGGCTACCTCACCACGGCCTACGTCGTCTACGCCGTCCAGTCCCTCAGCGGGGAGGAGGCTCGCGGTCGCGCCGAGGCGGTGCTGGCGACCCCCACCAGCCGCACGGCATGGGCCGGCGCCCATCTCCTTGTCGTCGCCGCTGGTGCGGCCGGGATCCTGGTCGTCGCCGGCCTGGGCACAGGTGTGGCCGCCGCCGCCGTGACCGGGGACGGGTCCCTCGTCATCGAGCTCGTCGCCGCGCACGTCAATGTGCTGCCGGCCGTCCTGGTGGTGCTGGCCGTCTGCGCCGTGCTGTACGGCTGGGCGCCAGCTCTGCTGGCACCCGTCGGCTGGGCCCTCGTCGGCCTGATCGTCTTCGTCGGCAACTTCGCCGCGATGCTGGACCTGCCCAGGTGGCTGCAGAACCTGTCCCCGCTCAGCTACCCCGCCCAGCTCCCCGTCGAGGACTTCGCCCTGCTCCCCATCCTGGTCCTGCTGGCCATCGCGGTCCTGGGCGTCGGTCTTGGCCTGGTCGGTGTGCGGCGGCGCCAGATCGGCGTGCGCTGA
- a CDS encoding response regulator transcription factor, which translates to MQHILIAEDEEGIARIIERGLRAEGHRTTVVTDGLAALEAATAGNIDLLVLDVGLPKMDGFTVLRMLRTMEEPVPVIMCTARDSVEDTVHGLDWGAEDYIAKPFRVEELVARVRLRLRQHADMQGGSVEVDNGVLNASGVVLDPAARTVTVDEAPVELSTREFELAKELMSHAGQTLSREQLLDRVWGYEVTGSSNVVDVYIRYLRAKLGTERIVTVRGIGYRFVT; encoded by the coding sequence ATGCAGCACATCCTGATCGCCGAGGACGAGGAAGGCATCGCCCGGATCATCGAGCGCGGCCTGCGCGCCGAGGGTCACCGCACCACCGTGGTCACCGATGGGCTCGCCGCGCTGGAGGCCGCCACCGCCGGAAACATCGACCTGCTCGTCCTCGACGTCGGCCTGCCCAAGATGGACGGGTTCACCGTGCTGCGCATGCTGCGGACCATGGAGGAGCCGGTCCCGGTGATCATGTGCACCGCCCGCGACTCGGTGGAGGACACCGTACACGGGCTCGACTGGGGCGCGGAGGACTACATCGCCAAGCCGTTCCGAGTGGAGGAACTGGTGGCCCGCGTCCGGCTGCGGCTGCGCCAGCACGCGGACATGCAGGGCGGCTCTGTCGAGGTCGACAACGGGGTCCTCAACGCCAGCGGCGTGGTCCTGGACCCGGCCGCCCGGACTGTCACCGTCGACGAGGCTCCCGTCGAGCTGTCCACCCGCGAGTTCGAGCTGGCCAAGGAGCTGATGTCCCACGCCGGCCAGACCCTGTCCCGCGAGCAGCTGCTCGACCGGGTCTGGGGCTATGAGGTCACCGGCAGCTCTAACGTCGTGGACGTCTACATCCGCTACCTGCGCGCCAAGCTCGGCACCGAGCGCATCGTCACCGTGCGCGGGATCGGCTACCGGTTCGTGACCTGA